In a single window of the Candidatus Methylacidiphilales bacterium genome:
- a CDS encoding phosphatase PAP2 family protein, whose translation MDFLYQIDIAVLRWINTTATHPILDYVLSLIADTDTMIWLLAPTVIAVAVWGGFKGRVFLVLMILCLLIGDAGINWAIKTTVNRPRPHQTLENVRRVKLTSPTTYRVQWSEPGPVKNGRSMTSGHTCNNVALALLLTLLYGRWGALAWIWAAAMGYSRIYSGDHYPSDVLVSALVACAYTGLICCAACWLWHKGAPRLLPKTYARHPHLLH comes from the coding sequence TTGGACTTTCTGTATCAAATCGACATCGCTGTCCTCCGTTGGATCAACACCACGGCGACCCATCCCATTCTGGATTATGTCCTCAGCCTCATTGCGGACACGGATACCATGATCTGGTTGTTGGCTCCGACGGTGATTGCCGTGGCGGTTTGGGGCGGATTCAAGGGCCGGGTTTTTCTGGTCCTGATGATTCTTTGCCTGCTCATCGGGGACGCCGGCATCAACTGGGCCATCAAGACCACCGTCAACCGCCCGCGTCCCCACCAAACCCTGGAAAACGTACGCCGGGTCAAGCTGACTTCCCCCACCACCTACCGGGTGCAATGGTCCGAACCCGGCCCGGTCAAAAACGGACGCTCCATGACCTCAGGTCACACCTGCAACAATGTCGCCCTCGCCCTTCTGCTCACCCTGCTCTACGGACGATGGGGGGCGCTGGCCTGGATCTGGGCCGCGGCCATGGGCTATTCCCGTATTTATTCCGGGGACCACTACCCCAGTGATGTGCTTGTCTCCGCTCTGGTGGCCTGTGCTTACACCGGGTTAATTTGTTGCGCTGCCTGCTGGCTCTGGCACAAAGGGGCGCCCCGTTTACTGCCCAAAACCTATGCCCGACATCCCCACCTCCTCCACTGA
- a CDS encoding nucleotidyltransferase family protein, which yields MSQKRFWPDPDQMLLLHLCLQKDPAAAKRTWVQWKRRVNLDDLDHASFRIMSLAYNRLVSLRIDDPDMGRIKGIYRYQWTKNKLAFRGKADLIRAFNQASIPTLLLKGAALCQSVYQDPTTRPMHDLDLLVPVADAPKVVRLLQERKWTAQHFDPDAIIANLHACSFLHPQFGELDLHWHVFRSHCSAERDAELWAAAVDHRFEGAPTKILCPADQFLHACEHGTHYSPSSSLQWLVDACFILRRSSTRMDWDRLLEQTGKFSLTLPVRHTLAFLAEQFDESIPGHVMRQLARSPVGWVGHLEYFLAGRKETTEQTFLHRSLTLLCHYVRAKQGRSAWDLALGFPDYVRLAHHYDGSLGGFLLDRLLAALVWTKLKLCDFLLCGICRLSGSPPLEKKDLAVLCKHGTTGLHAAESVLSQTFMWSKVEGSIQLQLPEKDCLLIWEFPECCRSRHVWRRHPVFRLNGRTLSAQKNPWTQPGVALGVAQKLIQPGALQTLSWSVEPFIPGGKDPRTLGLPVYRVWVFPQ from the coding sequence ATGTCGCAAAAACGTTTTTGGCCCGATCCCGACCAAATGCTCCTGCTGCATTTGTGCCTGCAAAAGGATCCCGCTGCCGCAAAACGGACCTGGGTCCAATGGAAGAGGCGGGTCAATCTCGACGACCTCGACCATGCCTCCTTTCGCATCATGAGCCTGGCCTACAACCGGTTGGTTTCCCTGCGGATCGACGACCCCGATATGGGCCGAATCAAAGGCATCTACCGTTACCAATGGACCAAGAACAAACTGGCCTTCCGCGGCAAGGCGGATTTGATCCGGGCCTTCAACCAGGCTTCGATCCCCACCCTCCTCCTCAAGGGCGCGGCCCTTTGCCAGTCGGTCTACCAGGACCCGACCACCCGCCCCATGCACGATTTGGATTTACTCGTTCCCGTCGCCGATGCCCCCAAAGTCGTCCGGCTCCTGCAAGAGCGGAAATGGACCGCCCAACACTTCGACCCGGATGCCATCATCGCAAACCTCCACGCCTGTTCCTTTCTCCACCCCCAGTTTGGCGAACTTGATCTCCACTGGCATGTTTTTCGTTCGCACTGTAGCGCCGAAAGGGATGCCGAACTATGGGCGGCAGCAGTCGACCATCGTTTTGAAGGAGCCCCGACCAAAATCCTCTGTCCCGCAGACCAATTCCTGCACGCCTGCGAACACGGCACCCATTACTCCCCTAGTTCTTCCCTACAGTGGTTGGTGGACGCCTGTTTCATCCTGCGCCGGTCTTCGACCCGAATGGATTGGGACCGTCTCCTGGAGCAAACCGGTAAATTCAGCCTCACCCTTCCCGTCCGCCACACACTGGCCTTCCTGGCCGAACAGTTTGATGAAAGCATTCCCGGGCATGTGATGCGCCAGCTTGCCCGGAGTCCGGTGGGATGGGTCGGCCACCTCGAGTACTTCCTTGCCGGACGCAAGGAAACCACCGAACAAACCTTTCTCCACCGTTCCCTCACTCTTTTGTGCCACTACGTAAGAGCCAAACAGGGACGTTCAGCCTGGGATCTTGCCCTCGGCTTCCCCGATTATGTCCGACTGGCACACCATTACGACGGGTCCCTGGGGGGCTTTCTGCTGGACAGGCTCCTCGCCGCCCTCGTTTGGACCAAGCTCAAGCTCTGCGATTTCCTTCTGTGCGGGATTTGCCGGTTGTCCGGAAGCCCCCCTCTGGAAAAAAAAGACCTGGCCGTACTTTGCAAACACGGCACCACCGGCCTCCATGCTGCGGAATCCGTGCTCAGCCAAACGTTCATGTGGTCAAAGGTGGAGGGCTCGATCCAACTGCAACTGCCTGAAAAAGACTGTCTATTGATCTGGGAATTCCCCGAATGCTGCCGAAGCCGGCACGTTTGGCGGCGACATCCCGTCTTCCGCCTGAATGGCCGTACACTTTCCGCACAAAAAAACCCATGGACCCAGCCCGGCGTGGCCCTGGGTGTTGCCCAAAAGCTTATCCAACCCGGGGCCCTGCAAACGCTTTCATGGTCGGTGGAACCCTTCATTCCAGGCGGTAAAGACCCCAGAACCCTGGGGCTGCCGGTTTACCGGGTGTGGGTGTTTCCCCAGTAA
- a CDS encoding glycosyltransferase family A protein, whose translation MTPTEAPISVIIPAFNREQYLGEAIRSALEQTLPPGEIIVVDDGSTDGTAAVARSFGGIVRCLSQKNQGAGPARNWGVESARGPWLAFLDSDDLWLPEKLEWQIRHLGTHPATDLVFGHRQSFISPELLHSLDLKVDTTIQPSIYSSCLMLRKDTFEKVGPFDPKERVTEFVEWFSRAQEMGCTNFVLPQLLCKRRVHLHNTVRDRAHMNRQYTRVLKTILDRRRGQLPAS comes from the coding sequence ATGACACCCACCGAAGCACCCATCTCCGTCATCATTCCGGCCTTCAACCGGGAACAATACCTCGGGGAAGCCATCCGCAGCGCCTTGGAGCAAACCCTTCCCCCGGGGGAAATCATCGTGGTGGACGACGGCTCGACCGACGGCACGGCGGCCGTGGCCCGTTCATTTGGCGGGATCGTGCGCTGTCTGTCCCAGAAGAACCAGGGCGCGGGTCCGGCGCGAAATTGGGGAGTGGAATCCGCCCGCGGTCCCTGGCTGGCTTTTTTGGACAGCGACGATCTGTGGCTCCCGGAAAAGTTGGAATGGCAGATCCGGCACCTCGGAACCCATCCAGCAACGGATCTGGTCTTCGGTCACAGACAGTCCTTCATCAGTCCGGAACTCCTTCACAGCCTGGATCTGAAAGTGGACACCACGATCCAACCAAGTATTTACAGCAGCTGCCTGATGCTCCGCAAAGATACCTTCGAAAAAGTCGGGCCTTTCGATCCGAAAGAGCGGGTCACGGAATTCGTCGAATGGTTCAGCCGGGCCCAAGAGATGGGTTGCACCAACTTTGTTCTTCCGCAGTTGCTTTGTAAACGCCGGGTCCATTTGCATAATACTGTAAGGGACCGCGCACACATGAACCGTCAGTACACCCGTGTCCTCAAGACCATCTTGGACCGCCGTCGCGGACAGCTTCCCGCATCCTGA